From Pseudomonas sp. StFLB209, a single genomic window includes:
- a CDS encoding class-II fumarase/aspartase family protein has protein sequence MSTTVFDSTLFRDMFGTAEMRGVFSDKALIERYIEVEVALARAEARCGVVPAEAAEQIAALSRYESLDLALMQHETEIVGYPILPLVEQLSKLCGEAGRYVHWGATTQDIMDTAVVLQVRAALAIVERDIQAVRGLLAGLAQRYRDTPMAGRTHLQHALPITFGYKCAVWLSMFDRHAERLVELRPRVEVGQFAGAAGTLASLGDKGLQVQEALMAELGLGVPQATWHVARDGLAETLNFLGLVTGSLGKIALDIMMMMTSELGEAYEPFVKGRGASSTMPQKRNPISCELMYAAAKGVRQQAGLMLDAMIQDFERSTGPWQAEWIAIPEAFALSAASLGQARFMLAGLDVRTERMRENLDMTQGLIVAEAVMMGLAPALGRQVAHDVVYAACRLANDQRISLLDALLAQGEATAELDVEALKRLTDPANYLGLAPQMVDLALARPGAVPR, from the coding sequence ATGTCCACCACCGTTTTTGACTCCACTCTGTTTCGCGACATGTTCGGTACTGCCGAGATGCGCGGGGTGTTCTCCGACAAGGCGTTGATCGAGCGTTACATCGAGGTCGAAGTGGCCCTGGCCCGCGCCGAGGCGCGCTGCGGCGTGGTGCCAGCCGAAGCCGCCGAGCAGATCGCCGCGCTGTCGCGCTACGAGTCGCTTGACCTGGCACTGATGCAGCACGAGACCGAGATCGTCGGCTACCCGATCCTGCCGCTGGTCGAGCAACTGTCGAAACTCTGCGGTGAGGCAGGCCGCTACGTGCACTGGGGCGCGACCACCCAGGACATCATGGACACCGCCGTGGTCCTGCAGGTCCGCGCCGCGCTGGCGATCGTCGAGCGCGACATCCAGGCGGTGCGCGGCCTGCTGGCCGGTCTGGCGCAGCGCTATCGCGACACGCCGATGGCTGGCCGTACCCACCTGCAGCACGCCTTGCCGATCACCTTCGGCTACAAGTGCGCAGTCTGGCTGAGCATGTTCGACCGGCATGCCGAGCGTTTGGTGGAGCTGCGTCCGCGGGTTGAAGTGGGGCAGTTCGCCGGTGCCGCCGGCACCCTGGCCTCATTGGGTGACAAGGGCCTGCAAGTGCAAGAGGCGCTGATGGCTGAACTGGGGCTGGGTGTGCCGCAGGCGACCTGGCACGTGGCCCGCGACGGCCTGGCCGAGACGCTGAACTTCCTCGGTCTGGTTACCGGCTCGCTGGGCAAGATCGCCCTGGACATCATGATGATGATGACCAGCGAGCTGGGCGAAGCCTATGAGCCGTTCGTCAAGGGCCGTGGCGCCAGCAGCACCATGCCGCAGAAGCGCAACCCGATCAGTTGCGAATTGATGTACGCCGCCGCCAAAGGTGTGCGCCAGCAGGCCGGGCTGATGCTCGATGCGATGATCCAGGACTTCGAGCGCTCCACAGGTCCCTGGCAGGCCGAGTGGATTGCCATTCCGGAAGCCTTCGCGCTGAGCGCCGCCTCGCTGGGCCAGGCCAGATTCATGCTGGCAGGGCTCGATGTGCGCACCGAGCGGATGCGCGAGAACCTCGACATGACCCAGGGCCTGATCGTCGCTGAAGCCGTGATGATGGGCCTGGCCCCGGCACTGGGTCGTCAGGTTGCCCACGATGTGGTGTACGCCGCCTGCCGCCTGGCCAACGATCAGCGCATCAGCCTGCTCGATGCCTTGCTGGCCCAGGGCGAGGCCACTGCCGAACTGGACGTCGAAGCGCTCAAGCGCCTGACCGACCCGGCCAACTACCTGGGCCTGGCGCCACAAATGGTCGACCTGGCCCTGGCGCGTCCCGGCGCCGTGCCACGTTAA
- a CDS encoding dicarboxylate/amino acid:cation symporter, with protein sequence MNNKNLPKYIAVAIVLGIIVGWICNRYAVDEQSAKRIAGYFSLVTDIFLRMIKMIIAPLVFATLVGGISSLGSSGSVGRIGLRSMLWFVSASVFSLALGMLLVNVFQPGAGLNMTVAQVSQAGAVVNAGDFSLKTFISHVFPRSIAEAMANNEILQIVVFSIFFGLGLAYLKNQGHSFIGQAVDELAKVMFRITDYVMLFAPLGVFAALAAAVTTQGIGLLLDYSKLIGQFYLGILILWATLFAVGYVFLGKPVLTLGKLIREPVLLAFSTASSESAYPKTIDALEKFGASKKVSSFVLPLGYSFNLDGSMMYQAFAIMFIAQAYNIDLSFTQQLLILLTLMITSKGMAGVARASVVVVAATLPMFNLPEAGLLLILAIDQFLDMGRTATNVVGNSIATAVIAKLEERRDLQAPPQADSQPAAARA encoded by the coding sequence ATGAACAACAAGAATCTGCCGAAATACATCGCCGTCGCCATTGTGCTGGGCATCATCGTGGGCTGGATCTGCAACCGCTATGCGGTAGACGAGCAGAGCGCCAAACGCATCGCCGGCTACTTCAGCCTGGTCACTGACATTTTTCTGCGCATGATCAAGATGATCATTGCACCGCTGGTCTTTGCCACGCTGGTGGGCGGCATCAGCAGCCTGGGCAGTTCCGGCTCGGTCGGCCGCATCGGTCTGCGCTCGATGCTGTGGTTTGTCAGCGCCTCGGTGTTCTCGCTGGCACTGGGCATGCTGCTGGTCAACGTTTTCCAGCCTGGCGCGGGCCTGAACATGACCGTCGCGCAGGTCAGCCAGGCCGGTGCAGTGGTCAATGCCGGTGACTTCAGCCTCAAGACCTTTATCAGCCATGTGTTCCCGCGCAGCATTGCCGAAGCCATGGCCAACAACGAAATCCTGCAGATCGTGGTGTTCTCGATTTTCTTCGGTCTGGGCCTGGCTTATCTGAAAAATCAGGGTCACTCGTTCATTGGTCAGGCGGTGGATGAACTGGCCAAGGTGATGTTCCGCATCACCGACTACGTGATGCTGTTTGCGCCGCTGGGTGTGTTCGCTGCTCTGGCGGCTGCGGTGACCACCCAGGGTATTGGCCTGTTGCTGGACTACAGCAAGCTGATCGGCCAGTTCTACCTGGGTATCCTGATTCTGTGGGCGACGCTGTTCGCGGTGGGGTATGTGTTTCTGGGCAAGCCGGTGCTGACTCTCGGCAAGCTGATTCGCGAGCCGGTGCTGCTGGCGTTCTCGACGGCGAGCAGCGAGTCGGCCTACCCGAAGACCATTGATGCCCTGGAGAAATTCGGCGCGTCCAAGAAGGTATCGAGCTTCGTGCTGCCGCTGGGTTATTCGTTCAACCTTGATGGTTCGATGATGTATCAGGCCTTTGCCATCATGTTCATCGCCCAGGCCTACAACATCGACCTCAGCTTTACCCAGCAGTTATTGATCCTGCTGACCCTGATGATCACCAGTAAAGGGATGGCCGGCGTGGCGCGGGCTTCGGTGGTTGTGGTGGCGGCGACCTTGCCGATGTTCAACCTGCCTGAAGCCGGCCTGCTGTTGATTCTGGCCATCGACCAGTTTCTCGACATGGGCCGTACCGCCACCAACGTAGTGGGCAATAGCATCGCCACGGCGGTGATCGCCAAACTCGAAGAGCGCCGCGACCTGCAAGCGCCACCGCAAGCGGACTCCCAACCCGCCGCGGCCCGTGCCTGA
- a CDS encoding FecCD family ABC transporter permease translates to MTAINPPYRTTLLACASLLALVTLASLLFGAGDTNPASALRTLLGQGSAEDRFVVFELRWPRTLLGLLVGAALGAAGIVLQATTRNPLAEPGLLGVSAGASLAVVLAVAWGASSATVNLGVAVTGALVGCLLVLLVSRVATLGNDPVRLVLAGAAFSSLLSALTALILLHDQRSADEIRFWIIGALAGRSADTLLWSVPGVIAGLLLLLPLIRPLASLALGERMASGLGHHPQRVRFWALIAVALLVGTATSAAGPIGFIGLIVPFVARRLVGPDIRRSLLPSLLLGPCVLILADILSRLSVRPYELPIGVITAFIGAPILIAVVRGQRIPRL, encoded by the coding sequence ATGACTGCAATCAACCCGCCCTACCGCACCACCCTCCTGGCCTGCGCCAGCTTGCTGGCGCTGGTCACCCTCGCCAGCCTGTTGTTCGGCGCGGGCGACACCAACCCGGCATCGGCCTTGCGAACCTTGCTTGGCCAAGGCAGCGCAGAGGACCGTTTCGTGGTCTTCGAACTGCGCTGGCCACGCACCCTGCTCGGCCTGTTGGTCGGCGCAGCGCTGGGCGCGGCCGGGATCGTCTTGCAAGCCACCACCCGCAACCCGCTGGCCGAGCCGGGTCTGCTCGGCGTCAGTGCCGGGGCGTCGCTGGCGGTGGTGCTGGCGGTGGCCTGGGGCGCCAGCTCGGCGACGGTCAATCTGGGCGTGGCGGTCACAGGTGCACTGGTCGGCTGCCTGCTGGTGCTGCTGGTCAGCCGGGTCGCCACGCTGGGCAATGACCCGGTGCGGCTGGTGCTGGCCGGGGCGGCGTTCAGCAGCCTGCTGAGTGCCTTGACCGCGTTGATTCTGCTGCACGACCAACGCAGCGCCGATGAAATCCGTTTCTGGATCATCGGCGCCCTGGCCGGTCGCTCGGCCGATACGCTGCTGTGGAGCGTGCCGGGGGTGATCGCCGGGCTGTTGTTGCTGCTGCCGCTGATCCGCCCGCTGGCCAGCCTGGCACTGGGGGAACGCATGGCCAGCGGGCTCGGCCATCATCCGCAGCGGGTACGCTTCTGGGCGTTGATCGCCGTGGCGCTGTTGGTCGGCACTGCCACCTCGGCGGCCGGGCCGATCGGCTTCATTGGCCTGATTGTACCCTTCGTGGCGCGGCGTCTGGTCGGCCCGGACATCCGTCGCAGCCTGTTGCCTTCGCTATTGCTCGGCCCTTGTGTGCTGATTCTGGCCGACATCCTGTCGCGCCTGAGCGTACGCCCTTACGAACTGCCGATCGGGGTCATTACCGCCTTTATCGGCGCACCGATCCTGATTGCCGTGGTGCGTGGTCAGAGGATTCCCCGCCTATGA
- a CDS encoding amino acid racemase: MTSANLAAGKDRTLGIIGGLGALAGGDLFFKLLKSQPLLADQGRYHLLFEQRPFKDLKRTLDAGASMTSRKLYVFQACQRFAEQGADAVLVPCFASHTFLDELTAELEVPVINLFDALRQCLALQFSPGSHLGILASDYVRAAGLFERFLGEQYVLVYPSVQSQAALMEAVYGRNGIKAGQLDGSAQELLYQAGLELVGQGAQVLLPGMTELSLLSEALQQRGLQLLDINRLYADFAACSEPVSVQAPFKLGVVGGVGPAATVDFIGKVVRHTPAGKDQEHIKLVVEQNPQIPDRTANLLHQDTDPTVAMYATCKRLQEEGAQAIAIPCNTAHAYVQRIQEHLQVPIINMLEETVGHIGRTCGLDAKVGLLATSGTVQSRVYHDAAERLGLALMLPDPAHQALVMNAIYGPAGVKAGYTLGVCREQLLQAAVHLVQQGARVLILGCTELPLILPQADDFLIDGVSVALVDPTTVLAQRCVALAADHQQPGAPLAQLRTMRLGHGA; encoded by the coding sequence ATGACTTCTGCGAACCTGGCGGCCGGCAAGGACCGCACCCTGGGCATCATCGGCGGGCTGGGTGCCCTGGCCGGTGGTGACCTGTTCTTCAAACTGCTCAAGAGCCAGCCGCTGCTGGCCGATCAGGGCCGTTATCACCTGTTGTTCGAGCAGCGCCCGTTCAAGGACCTCAAGCGCACGCTGGATGCCGGGGCCAGCATGACCTCACGCAAGCTGTATGTGTTCCAGGCCTGCCAGCGCTTCGCCGAACAGGGGGCTGACGCAGTATTGGTGCCCTGTTTCGCCAGCCATACCTTTCTCGATGAGCTGACTGCCGAACTGGAGGTTCCGGTGATCAATCTGTTCGATGCGCTGCGCCAGTGTCTGGCGCTCCAGTTCAGCCCAGGCAGCCACCTGGGGATATTGGCGTCCGATTACGTACGGGCTGCGGGGCTATTTGAGCGGTTCCTGGGCGAGCAATACGTGCTTGTCTATCCGTCGGTGCAGAGCCAGGCGGCGCTGATGGAGGCGGTGTATGGCCGCAACGGCATCAAGGCCGGACAGCTGGACGGTAGCGCCCAGGAACTGCTGTATCAGGCAGGCCTGGAGCTGGTCGGGCAGGGCGCACAGGTATTGCTGCCGGGCATGACCGAGCTGTCGTTGCTCAGCGAAGCACTTCAGCAGCGCGGCCTGCAACTGCTGGACATCAACCGGTTGTATGCCGACTTTGCCGCTTGCAGTGAACCCGTCTCAGTCCAGGCGCCATTCAAGCTGGGGGTTGTCGGCGGCGTCGGGCCGGCAGCCACGGTGGACTTCATCGGCAAGGTGGTGCGGCATACTCCGGCCGGCAAGGATCAGGAGCACATCAAGCTGGTCGTGGAGCAGAATCCGCAGATTCCGGACCGCACCGCCAACCTGCTGCATCAGGACACTGACCCGACGGTGGCAATGTATGCTACCTGCAAACGCCTGCAGGAAGAGGGCGCCCAGGCCATCGCGATTCCGTGCAACACCGCCCATGCTTATGTGCAGCGCATCCAGGAACACTTGCAGGTGCCGATCATCAATATGCTGGAGGAGACCGTCGGGCATATCGGCCGCACCTGTGGGCTGGATGCCAAGGTCGGACTGCTGGCGACCTCCGGGACGGTCCAGAGCCGCGTCTACCATGACGCCGCCGAGCGTCTGGGGCTGGCGCTGATGCTGCCCGACCCGGCGCATCAGGCGCTGGTGATGAACGCCATCTACGGACCGGCCGGGGTCAAGGCCGGTTACACCCTGGGTGTGTGTCGCGAACAGTTGCTACAGGCCGCCGTGCATCTGGTGCAGCAGGGCGCGCGGGTGCTGATTCTGGGTTGCACTGAGCTGCCGCTGATTTTGCCCCAGGCTGATGACTTCTTGATTGACGGCGTCAGTGTGGCGCTGGTCGATCCGACCACGGTGCTGGCCCAGCGCTGCGTGGCACTAGCGGCTGATCACCAACAGCCAGGGGCTCCATTGGCTCAATTGCGCACCATGCGGCTGGGCCATGGCGCGTAG
- the dctA gene encoding C4-dicarboxylate transporter DctA: MSATAKKPLYKDLTFQVVAAMFLGIAFGFIAPELAAKFKILGDIFLKLIKTAVAPLVFFTVVHGIASAGDIKRVGKVGWRALLYFEIVSTVALAIGLIWGNLLQIGSGMHDAHPSSAAAAASAAAVAKGHAPTSTMDFIYGIFPDNFVGAFAGGQLLQVLVISIFFGFALLALKQERREVIEDGLNRVSEAFFEFINLIMKFAPLGAFGSVAYAVGSNGTAVLMSLANLVLMFYVCVAFFIIVVLGTVCRLSGFSLWRFLKYIKDEVFIVLGTASSESALPRLLQKLEKFGCSKQSVGLVLPTGYAFNLDGTSIYMSLCVLFIANAYGVPLSWEQQLGILAIMLVTSKGAAAVSGGSFVVFAATVTAIGVLPAEGLALLFGVYRFMSMAIATCNTIGNSVATVVVAKWSGEFAEDTARAEYTRVLGRSPQAAL; encoded by the coding sequence ATGTCTGCAACTGCGAAAAAACCGCTGTACAAGGACCTGACCTTTCAGGTCGTCGCGGCCATGTTCCTGGGTATCGCCTTTGGCTTTATCGCACCGGAACTGGCAGCCAAGTTCAAGATCCTTGGCGACATTTTCCTCAAGCTGATCAAGACCGCCGTTGCCCCGCTGGTGTTTTTCACCGTGGTGCATGGCATCGCTTCGGCCGGCGACATCAAGCGCGTTGGCAAGGTCGGCTGGCGTGCGCTGCTCTACTTCGAGATCGTCTCGACCGTCGCTCTGGCCATCGGTCTGATCTGGGGCAACCTGCTGCAGATCGGGTCGGGCATGCACGATGCGCATCCGAGTAGCGCCGCCGCGGCTGCCTCCGCGGCAGCGGTTGCCAAGGGCCATGCGCCGACCTCGACCATGGACTTTATTTACGGCATCTTCCCGGACAATTTCGTCGGCGCATTCGCCGGCGGGCAATTGCTGCAGGTGCTGGTGATCTCGATCTTCTTCGGCTTTGCCCTGCTGGCCCTGAAGCAAGAGCGTCGGGAAGTCATTGAGGATGGCCTGAACCGGGTTTCCGAAGCGTTCTTTGAATTCATCAACCTGATCATGAAGTTCGCCCCGCTGGGTGCGTTCGGTTCGGTGGCCTATGCGGTGGGCAGCAACGGCACCGCCGTGCTGATGTCACTGGCCAACCTGGTGCTGATGTTCTACGTCTGTGTGGCGTTTTTCATTATCGTGGTGCTGGGCACGGTGTGCCGGTTGTCAGGCTTTAGCCTGTGGCGCTTTCTCAAGTACATCAAGGATGAGGTGTTCATCGTGCTGGGCACGGCGTCTTCGGAGAGCGCGCTGCCACGCCTGTTGCAGAAGCTGGAGAAGTTCGGTTGCTCCAAGCAGAGCGTCGGCCTGGTGCTGCCCACCGGCTATGCGTTCAACCTCGATGGCACCTCGATCTACATGTCGCTGTGCGTGCTGTTCATCGCCAACGCTTACGGCGTGCCGCTGAGCTGGGAGCAGCAGCTGGGGATTCTCGCCATCATGCTGGTGACCTCCAAGGGCGCGGCGGCGGTATCGGGTGGCAGCTTCGTGGTGTTCGCCGCCACCGTCACCGCCATTGGGGTGTTGCCGGCCGAAGGCCTGGCGCTGCTGTTTGGTGTGTACCGCTTCATGTCCATGGCCATTGCCACCTGCAACACCATCGGCAACAGCGTTGCCACTGTGGTGGTTGCCAAGTGGTCCGGCGAGTTTGCCGAGGACACTGCCAGGGCTGAATACACCCGCGTGCTGGGGCGTAGTCCGCAAGCCGCTTTGTAG
- a CDS encoding ABC transporter substrate-binding protein — MLKTLSLLMLAFLAGPLHAAERIVDTAYGPIKLQGTAQRVITLDEDSFDTALALGIQPVGTVSTRGSDQVSSYLKDKAGNPAIVGTSRAPNIEAIFKLKPDLILTSSTINKELYAAYSRIAPTVVAKGDSSAGWQDGTRFYAKALDREAQGKAVLQAIDTRIEALKANVPAGQSVSVVRWNPQGPMTMSSKIFAGQLLSAAGFKSTELASSLSKPHSDILSLENLSKIDADWLFVASLNSDGAKTLATARQQPAFERLGAVRNKQVIDVDGQVWSSGSGPLAANKVLDDLEKVFLKP, encoded by the coding sequence ATGCTCAAAACCCTCAGCCTGCTGATGCTTGCCTTTCTGGCTGGCCCGTTGCACGCCGCCGAGCGCATTGTCGACACCGCTTATGGGCCGATCAAACTGCAAGGCACCGCGCAGCGGGTCATCACCCTCGATGAGGACAGCTTCGATACCGCCCTGGCGCTGGGTATCCAGCCGGTCGGCACGGTCTCCACCCGTGGCAGTGACCAGGTCTCCAGCTACCTGAAAGACAAGGCCGGCAATCCAGCTATCGTCGGCACCAGCCGGGCGCCGAATATTGAAGCGATTTTCAAGCTCAAGCCGGACCTGATCCTGACCTCCAGCACCATCAACAAAGAGCTGTACGCCGCCTACAGCCGCATCGCGCCCACCGTGGTGGCCAAGGGCGACAGCAGCGCCGGCTGGCAGGACGGTACGCGGTTCTACGCCAAGGCACTGGACCGTGAAGCGCAAGGCAAGGCCGTGCTGCAGGCCATCGACACGCGCATCGAGGCACTCAAAGCCAACGTCCCGGCCGGGCAAAGCGTCTCGGTGGTGCGCTGGAACCCGCAAGGCCCGATGACCATGTCGAGCAAGATCTTTGCCGGTCAGTTGCTGAGCGCCGCCGGTTTCAAGAGCACTGAGCTGGCCAGCAGCCTGAGCAAGCCGCACAGCGACATCCTGAGCCTGGAGAACCTGAGCAAGATCGACGCCGACTGGCTGTTCGTCGCCAGCCTCAACAGCGATGGCGCCAAGACCCTGGCAACAGCACGTCAGCAACCGGCTTTCGAGCGTCTGGGCGCGGTGCGCAACAAGCAGGTGATCGATGTCGACGGCCAGGTCTGGTCCAGCGGGTCCGGCCCGCTGGCCGCCAATAAAGTGCTGGATGATCTGGAGAAGGTGTTCCTCAAGCCTTGA
- a CDS encoding LysR substrate-binding domain-containing protein — MHTKWIDDLLAVAETKNFSRAADQRCITQSALSRRIRSLEEWVGVELVDRSTYPVQLTRAGRTFCEQGKEALALFMELRSDLRRGDRMPGRSLQVVAGHTLAMTFVPKWLVNHRQQQPALNARVLSANVHDAVIALAEGHCDLMLGYSHPQAPIFLDPDKFVGLRLGHDALVPICSPDRSGQPLHALPGSAEAPLPYLAYTATSLLGRVTDLILRNAATPAALERCHEADMAMHLAKMVHGGYGVAWLPESAVADELANGTLVRAGDQRWSTELEIHAFRRIGNSNPALLELWRSLELPHS, encoded by the coding sequence ATGCACACCAAATGGATCGACGATCTGCTGGCCGTGGCCGAGACCAAGAACTTCTCGCGGGCCGCCGACCAGCGCTGCATCACTCAATCGGCGTTGTCGCGGCGTATTCGTTCGCTGGAAGAATGGGTCGGCGTGGAACTGGTCGACCGCAGCACCTACCCGGTGCAGCTGACCCGCGCCGGGCGGACGTTCTGCGAGCAGGGCAAAGAAGCCCTGGCGCTGTTCATGGAGCTGCGCTCGGACCTGCGCCGTGGCGACCGCATGCCGGGGCGCTCGCTGCAGGTAGTGGCCGGGCATACCCTGGCGATGACCTTTGTGCCCAAATGGCTGGTCAATCATCGCCAGCAACAACCGGCGCTGAACGCACGGGTGTTGTCGGCCAACGTTCACGATGCGGTGATTGCCCTGGCCGAAGGGCATTGCGACCTGATGCTCGGTTACAGCCACCCGCAGGCACCGATCTTTCTCGACCCGGACAAATTCGTCGGCCTGCGCCTGGGCCATGACGCGCTGGTTCCGATCTGCAGCCCGGACCGCAGCGGCCAGCCGCTGCATGCCCTGCCAGGCTCGGCAGAGGCGCCGCTGCCCTATCTGGCCTACACCGCAACGTCGTTATTGGGCAGGGTCACCGATCTGATCCTGCGCAATGCCGCAACCCCGGCGGCGCTTGAGCGCTGCCATGAAGCCGACATGGCCATGCACCTGGCAAAGATGGTGCACGGCGGCTATGGCGTGGCCTGGTTGCCGGAATCGGCGGTGGCGGACGAGTTGGCCAACGGCACGCTGGTGCGCGCCGGCGACCAACGCTGGAGTACCGAACTGGAGATTCATGCGTTTCGCCGTATTGGCAACAGCAACCCGGCACTGCTGGAGTTGTGGCGTTCGCTTGAGCTGCCGCATTCGTAG
- a CDS encoding FecR family protein, with protein MTEGAEKNLKKIAAHPSFACQGHSVPPSPTPPTAGAMPDMSHAEPRQARLDIALDWLLRVRQAPQDAHLRAQFRQWQQADAQNAEAARKAEQVWQLTGQMQASTAHLWPAVPPAASAAPITPLSITPAAPLPARPRRRRTLAWAASAALAACLTVMIAPELGTRLQADYLTAQGERREVQLPDGSLAVLDSGSALAVDYSGERRSIHLLSGQAFFQVRPDPGKPFTVHAKDLDVTVTGTAFNVDVDGKHIEVAVQHGSVKVQEPGSSRLLSAGLTVGQRLVFDRDKHLAQLDTLPAGRIASWRNGQLIAENARLGDVVEQLRRYLPGKVWLRDQGLAEQRITGVYDTRNPHAALRAMAQPHGAQLSQWSPWLLVISR; from the coding sequence ATGACTGAAGGCGCAGAAAAAAATCTGAAAAAAATCGCCGCGCATCCGTCCTTTGCCTGCCAGGGTCACTCTGTGCCACCCTCGCCCACCCCGCCCACCGCTGGAGCCATGCCGGATATGTCCCACGCCGAACCTCGCCAGGCCCGTCTGGATATCGCTCTGGACTGGCTGCTGCGTGTCCGTCAGGCACCCCAAGATGCCCATTTGCGTGCGCAATTTCGCCAGTGGCAGCAGGCCGATGCGCAAAACGCCGAAGCCGCGCGCAAGGCTGAGCAGGTGTGGCAGTTGACCGGGCAGATGCAGGCGAGCACCGCGCATTTGTGGCCAGCAGTGCCGCCTGCTGCCAGTGCTGCGCCCATAACGCCGCTCTCTATTACGCCTGCCGCCCCATTGCCAGCCCGCCCGCGGCGCCGGCGCACGCTCGCCTGGGCCGCCAGCGCGGCATTGGCCGCGTGCCTGACGGTGATGATTGCGCCTGAGCTCGGCACCCGTCTGCAAGCCGATTATCTGACCGCCCAGGGCGAGCGCCGCGAGGTGCAATTGCCTGATGGCAGCCTGGCGGTGCTGGATTCGGGCAGCGCCCTGGCGGTGGACTATTCGGGTGAGCGGCGGAGTATTCACTTGCTCAGCGGCCAGGCGTTTTTTCAGGTCAGGCCCGACCCCGGCAAGCCCTTCACGGTGCACGCCAAAGACCTGGACGTGACTGTGACCGGCACGGCGTTCAATGTCGATGTGGACGGTAAGCACATCGAAGTCGCGGTCCAGCACGGCTCGGTCAAGGTCCAGGAGCCTGGCTCGTCGCGCCTGCTCAGTGCCGGCCTGACCGTAGGCCAGCGGCTGGTGTTCGACCGTGACAAGCATCTGGCCCAACTCGACACCCTGCCCGCCGGCCGGATCGCCAGTTGGCGCAACGGTCAGTTGATTGCCGAAAACGCCCGGCTGGGCGATGTCGTCGAGCAACTGCGCCGCTACCTGCCGGGCAAGGTCTGGTTACGAGACCAAGGCTTGGCTGAACAACGCATCACCGGGGTTTACGACACCCGCAACCCGCACGCGGCGCTACGCGCCATGGCCCAGCCGCATGGTGCGCAATTGAGCCAATGGAGCCCCTGGCTGTTGGTGATCAGCCGCTAG
- a CDS encoding GntR family transcriptional regulator translates to MNETRYAVLARDLMEGIGSGKYPVGSLLPTEFELCELYEVSRHTVRAAINQLQTQGLVSRRKRVGTRVEASSPRGGYSHSLATVSDLAHLAETQQRDIQDVRHFVADIAQAKRLGLQPGEHYFCVSSVRIDREHPNAPLCWTDVYAQDDYADVIEQAREQPGVLIATLIEAGFGRYIDVIDQQVRAVLLDAALAKKLNAEPGSPGLKILRQYRDDSGELIVASETIHPDDRFTLVLQMKRDRS, encoded by the coding sequence ATGAACGAAACGCGCTATGCGGTGCTGGCAAGGGACTTGATGGAGGGCATCGGGTCAGGGAAATACCCGGTGGGCAGCCTGTTGCCGACCGAATTCGAGCTGTGTGAGCTCTATGAAGTCAGCCGTCATACAGTGCGGGCCGCGATCAACCAGTTGCAGACCCAGGGTCTGGTGTCACGGCGCAAACGGGTCGGCACCCGGGTCGAAGCCAGCTCGCCACGCGGCGGCTATTCGCACTCACTGGCCACGGTGTCGGACCTTGCCCATTTGGCCGAGACCCAGCAGCGCGATATTCAGGATGTCCGCCACTTTGTCGCTGACATTGCCCAGGCCAAGCGGCTTGGCCTGCAACCGGGCGAGCATTACTTTTGTGTGTCCAGTGTGCGGATCGACCGCGAGCACCCCAATGCGCCGTTGTGCTGGACCGATGTCTACGCCCAGGACGATTACGCCGACGTCATCGAGCAGGCCCGCGAGCAGCCCGGCGTGCTGATCGCCACCCTGATCGAGGCCGGTTTTGGCCGGTACATCGACGTCATCGACCAGCAGGTACGCGCGGTACTGCTTGACGCCGCGCTGGCGAAAAAACTCAACGCCGAACCGGGCTCGCCGGGGCTGAAGATTCTGCGCCAGTATCGCGATGATAGCGGCGAGTTGATTGTCGCTTCGGAGACGATCCACCCCGATGACCGCTTCACTCTGGTGTTGCAGATGAAGCGCGACCGCAGCTGA